From a region of the Cucumis sativus cultivar 9930 chromosome 6, Cucumber_9930_V3, whole genome shotgun sequence genome:
- the LOC116404520 gene encoding cysteine-rich repeat secretory protein 38-like: protein MDSQRYLSCSGANTGHPNLNSNINFLLDSLISHASSRTFYTETSNGIHGLFLCRGDVPNETCRTCIEGASQQIKVDCASQTNGTIGFDECMLRFSVVNFFGILEMSPRILLYNSLNQSTFEDRDFVDLALVSNLVRDAKNANSMFKEGEVNIVGVDQRFGLAQCTRDIGKRDCEICLTNLVDYAKGCCLRQRGWRVLAPNCNLRVEAFRFYGIPTPSLPLDEEGEGMHRREQNKDHSHHRINSCRDCSSARPIAWLIFMEKKETG, encoded by the exons ATGGACAG CCAACGTTATTTATCCTGCTCAGGAGCCAACACAGGTCACCCCAATCTAAATTCAAACATCAATTTCCTATTGGATTCCTTGATCTCTCATGCTTCCTCTCGCACTTTCTACACTGAGACCTCTAATGGAATCCATGGCCTCTTCCTCTGCCGAGGGGATGTTCCCAATGAGACTTGTCGTACCTGCATCGAAGGGGCTAGTCAACAAATCAAGGTCGATTGTGCATCACAAACAAATGGTACCATAGGCTTTGATGAATGTATGTTGAGATTCTCAGTTGTGAACTTCTTTGGAATTCTGGAGATGTCTCCAAGAATACTACTATATAATAGTCTGAATCAATCTACTTTTGAAGACCGCGATTTTGTCGATCTTGCATTGGTGTCTAATTTAGTAAGAGATGCTAAAAATGCAAATTCGATGTTCAAGGAAGGTGAGGTAAATATAGTGGGGGTGGATCAGAGATTTGGATTGGCACAGTGTACAAGAGATATTGGTAAGCGTGATTGTGAGATTTGTTTGACAAATTTAGTGGATTATGCAAAGGGATGTTGCCTAAGGCAACGAGGATGGAGAGTTTTAGCCCCCAATTGTAATTTAAGAGTTGAGGCCTTTCGTTTTTATGGAATTCCAACTCCATCCTTGCCTCTTGATGAAGAAGGTGAG GGAATGCACAGGAGGGAGCAGAACAAGGATCATAGTCATCACCGTATCAACAGTTGCCGCGACTGCAGTTCTGCTAGGCCTATTGCTTGGCTCATTTTTATGGAGAAAAAAGAGACGGGGTAA
- the LOC105436039 gene encoding putative receptor-like protein kinase At4g00960 encodes MEGKATAIIDPILARTCIDEIMRCIHLELLCVQENVDIRPTMDSVVFMLNCNSVTLLVPLQPGFLLQSNTSNLPQHLDDHTEGPHHSLSESFYVEEESGNQYSAIDIQAY; translated from the coding sequence ATGGAAGGGAAAGCCACGGCCATCATAGACCCAATACTGGCTAGAACTTGCATTGATGAAATCATGAGATGCATCCATCTAGAATTACTGTGTGTTCAAGAAAATGTAGATATCCGACCAACCATGGATTCAGTTGTTTTCATGCTCAATTGCAACTCCGTCACTCTACTTGTACCGTTGCAGCCTGGATTTTTGCTGCAGAGCAATACCTCAAACTTGCCACAGCATCTTGATGATCACACAGAAGGACCACACCATAGTCTATCTGAGAGCTTTTATGTTGAAGAAGAATCGGGAAATCAGTATTCAGCTATTGATATTCAAGCTTACTAG
- the LOC101207389 gene encoding cysteine-rich receptor-like protein kinase 10 — protein MHYFNFSTLKAATNNFSDVNKLGEGGFGPVYKGKLMGGEEVAVKRLSTKSSQGHEEFKNEAKVIWKLQHKNLVRLLGCCVEGGEKLLVYEYMANTSLDAFLFDPLKCKQLDFLKRENIVNGIARGILYLHEDSRLKIIHRDLKASNVLLDDEMNPKISDFGTARIFGGKQIDASTNRIVGTYGYMAPEYAMEGVFSVKSDVYSFGVLMLEVMSGKKNIGFLNMDRAQNLLSYAWELWSEGRAEEMIDKNLSGECPESEAVKWIHIGLLCVQEDPNIRPTMSMVVLMLGSKSIQLPQPSKPPFLTSRGSLSRYQSSTTETGTGLHTTDQSSTSASIYRGGNRRYFNHLFLSLQQKSSFLYQLFQTKIMFCFLDYRSFPISLLILISIFGLSHSHHFEPKYRFHICSAPSNNITNANLGSNLSGLLSSLSEASSDSFYNITFNGMYGAVLCRGDINSDNCHSCVSTASKELSVRCSLRVNGTIWYDECMLRYSDKNFLGTVEMSPRFLMGDSGNQTSPDDRDIDGPDLLSQMASEAAGLEMMFKANKLDNRGTRYGLVQCTRDLNSNQCDTCLTALLEEIKLVYKGRVGWRILSQSCSITYEQYLFYQLPDSPPGSSAKMIAVITVSTIAAVAILAILLYCLHLSRKRRQDMDTGEQVLLRNLGDANAAELMKQDLHSRDRDNDEDMHYFSFITLQVATNNFADANRLGEGGFGPVFKGKLTNGEEIAVKRLSLKSSQGHDEFKNEVMVIMKLQHKNLVRLLGCCLEGEEKLLVYEYMANTSLDAFLFDPVKSKQLDWVKRNNIINGVAKGILYLHEDSRLKIIHRDLKASNVLLDDEMNAKISDFGTARIFGGKQVEASTNRVVGTFGYMAPEYAMEGVFSIKSDVYSFGILMLEVISGRKNSGFFKVDNAQSLLAQAWQLWKEGREEEMVDPNLVGECSLSEALRWIQIGLLCVQEDPNIRPTMSMVVLMLGSKSIHLPQPSKPPFFPIGFPTSANQSSTTLLGTGYLSSQSSTTASI, from the exons ATGCATTACTTCAACTTTAGTACTCTAAAAGCTGCTACAAATAACTTTTCAGATGTTAATAAACTTGGAGAAGGGGGGTTTGGTCCAGTTTACAAG GGAAAGCTGATGGGTGGTGAGGAAGTAGCAGTGAAAAGACTATCAACAAAATCAAGTCAAGGACATGAAGAGTTTAAGAATGAAGCAAAGGTCATTTGGAAGCTTCAACATAAGAATCTGGTCAGGCTCTTGGGATGTTGTGTTGAAGGAGGAGAAAAACTTCTAGTCTATGAGTACATGGCAAATACTAGCCTTGATGCTTTCTTGTTTG ATCCATTGAAGTGCAAACAACTTGATTTTCTCAAGCGCGAAAACATTGTCAATGGGATTGCAAGAGGAATTCTCTACCTCCATGAAGATTCTCGACTCAAAATCATCCACAGAGATTTGAAAGCAAGCAATGTACTATTAGATGATGAGATGAACCCAAAAATATCAGACTTCGGAACTGCCAGGATATTTGGAGGCAAGCAAATTGATGCCAGCACCAATAGAATAGTTGGAACATA TGGTTATATGGCACCCGAGTATGCTATGGAGGGAGTTTTCTCAGTTAAGTCCGACGTATACAGTTTTGGAGTTCTTATGCTAGAAGTGATGAGCGGGAAGAAAAACATTGGTTTTCTGAACATGGACAGAGCACAGAACCTTCTGTCATAT GCGTGGGAGCTTTGGAGTGAAGGAAGAGCAGAGGAAATGATAGACAAGAACTTGAGTGGAGAATGTCCTGAGAGTGAGGCTGTAAAATGGATCCACATAGGGTTGTTGTGTGTGCAAGAAGATCCTAACATCAGGCCTACCATGTCAATGGTTGTTCTAATGCTTGGAAGCAAATCGATTCAGCTTCCTCAGCCATCAAAACCTCCATTTCTTACAAGTAGAGGGTCTCTAAGTAGATATCAATCTTCGACAACTGAAACAGGAACAGGGTTACACACCACAGATCAGTCATCTACTAGTGCTTCTATTTA CCGCGGTGGAAACAGAAG ATATTTCAATCATCTGTTTTTATCTCTACAACAAAAAAGTTCGTTTCTTTATCAGCTTTTCCAAACCAAAATCATGTTCTGTTTCCTCGATTACAGATCTTTCCCAATTTCGTTGCTAATCCTGATTTCAATCTTTGGGCTCAGCCACTCCCATCATTTCGAACCCAAATATAGGTTCCACATCTGTTCAGCGCCAAGTAATAACATAACAAATGCTAATCTGGGTTCGAACCTCAGTGGCTTACTGAGTTCCTTATCAGAAGCTTCATCTGACAGCTTCTACAATATAACTTTCAATGGAATGTACGGTGCAGTCCTTTGTCGAGGCGATATTAACAGCGATAACTGTCACAGTTGTGTCAGTACCGCAAGCAAAGAATTAAGCGTTCGATGCTCTTTAAGAGTTAACGGCACAATATGGTACGATGAGTGTATGCTGAGGTACTCAGACAAGAACTTCTTGGGTACTGTAGAGATGTCGCCAAGATTCCTCATGGGCGATTCTGGGAACCAGACATCGCCGGATGATCGTGACATTGACGGACCTGATCTGTTGTCTCAGATGGCCAGTGAAGCTGCAGGGTTAGAGATGATGTTCAAGGCAAACAAGTTAGATAACCGTGGGACACGCTATGGACTGGTTCAATGCACAAGGGATCTTAACAGTAACCAGTGTGATACATGTTTGACGGCTCTGCTGGAGGAGATCAAGCTGGTTTACAAAGGGAGAGTGGGGTGGAGAATTTTGAGCCAAAGTTGTAGCATAACGTATGAGCAATATCTTTTCTATCAGCTACCAGATTCGCCTCCAG GATCAAGTGCGAAAATGATTGCAGTAATCACTGTATCAACAATTGCTGCAGTAGCAATTCTTGCTATTCTATTGTACTGCTTACATTTGTCCAGAAAGAGACGACAGg ATATGGACACAGGTGAACAAGTTCTGTTGCGAAATTTGGGAGATGCAAATGCCGCAGAATTGATGAAGCAGGATTTGCATTCAAGAGATAGAGACAATGATGAAGACATGCACTACTTCAGTTTCATCACCCTACAGGTTGCCACAAACAACTTTGCCGATGCAAATAGGCTTGGAGAAGGTGGTTTTGGTCCGGTTTTCAAG GGAAAGTTGACGAATGGGGAAGAAATAGCTGTAAAAAGACTGTCTTTGAAGTCGAGTCAAGGTCACGATGAGTTCAAGAATGAAGTAATGGTCATAATGAAGCTTCAACACAAAAATCTGGTCAGACTTTTGGGATGCTGTCTGGAGGGAGAGGAAAAGCTACTTGTCTATGAGTACATGGCAAACACTAGTCTAGATGCCTTCTTATTTG ATCCAGTTAAAAGTAAACAACTTGACTGGGTTAAGCGCAACAACATCATCAATGGAGTTGCAAAAGGAATTCTTTACCTACACGAGGACTCTCGACTCAAAATCATTCATAGGGATTTAAAAGCTAGTAACGTGTTGTTGGATGACGAGATGAATGCAAAGATATCAGACTTTGGAACAGCCAGAATTTTTGGAGGCAAGCAAGTTGAGGCTAGCACCAACAGAGTTGTTGGGACTTT TGGATATATGGCCCCAGAATATGCAATGGAAGGAGTGTTTTCAATAAAGTCTGATGTTTACAGTTTTGGGATTTTAATGTTAGAAGTGATAAGCGGAAGAAAGAACAGCGGTTTCTTCAAAGTAGACAATGCACAGAGCCTTCTAGCACAG GCATGGCAACTATGGAAGGAAGGCAGAGAAGAGGAAATGGTTGATCCGAACCTGGTTGGAGAATGCTCTTTAAGCGAAGCTCTGAGATGGATCCAAATCGGTCTGCTATGTGTCCAAGAAGATCCAAACATCAGACCAACCATGTCAATGGTTGTTCTAATGCTTGGAAGCAAATCGATTCACCTTCCCCAACCGTCGAAACCTCCATTCTTTCCGATTGGGTTCCCGACGTCAGCCAACCAATCTTCAACGACTTTACTGGGAACGGGATATCTCTCCAGTCAATCCTCTACCACTGCTTCTATATAG
- the LOC105436038 gene encoding putative receptor-like protein kinase At4g00960, whose protein sequence is MAFFLPLVLFFIARVCASPPVFVGHYCLYDSGNFTSISTYKTNLDHVLSSIATAKDTGNGFYSFSYGQNLDKANAIGLCRGDVKFDVCQSCLIDSIHRLKKLCPQQKEAIGWFDNCMLRYSNHSLFGVMDTRPNIFMWSTINVTEKPLFSQKLKLLLDSLKKNTSTGGSLKKYASGDIGAHSLWTIYGLMQCTPDLSQLQCDECLESALQAIPPCCSEGMEVFLPSCHARYEPYIFFELSPKLQPPLLPPPPLLVFTPSTSTMSTEGKKFKIQSAIVIVLPLVALLVFLTTGIFIFWRSRRLRGRQETSDGDINSVDFLQYDFKTIKDATDDFSTANKLGQGGFGIVYKGKLLNGQEVAVKRLARGSQQGDLEFKNEVLLVAKLQHRNLVRLLGFCFERSERLLIYEFLPNSSLDRLIFDPMQRQYLDWPRRYKIIVGISRGLMYLHEDSRFKVIHHDLKASNILLDAELNPKINDFGMARLCSYNQSNGDTSKIKGTYGYMAPEYALYGHFSVKSDVFSFGVLLLEIVSGQKNGSVQDGENIEHLLSYTWENWTKGTITNIIDPILSRTCTDGIIRSIHLGLLCVQEDADSRPTMAFVVLMLNSSSFTLPTPSRPGFLLHSKSSNIAQPFNCSEGSQFSPSASISIEEESSNQFNPY, encoded by the exons ATGGcattctttcttcctcttgttttgtttttcattgcCAGAGTTTGTGCCAGTCCACCTGTCTTCGTCGGCCATTACTGTTTGTATGATAGTGGAAACTTCACCAGCATCAGTACGTATAAGACCAACCTCGATCATGTCCTTTCCTCCATTGCCACTGCCAAAGATACTGGCAATGGCTTTTACAGTTTTTCCTACGGGCAAAACTTAGACAAAGCAAATGCTATTGGCCTCTGCCGAGGCGATGTTAAGTTTGATGTATGTCAAAGCTGCCTCATTGACTCTATACATCGTCTGAAAAAGCTATGTCCTCAGCAGAAAGAAGCAATTGGGTGGTTTGACAACTGCATGCTTCGCTATTCAAACCATTCCTTATTTGGTGTAATGGATACTCGACCCAATATCTTCATGTGGTCGACAATCAATGTAACAGAGAAACCTCTGTTCAGCCagaagttaaaattattactGGATAGCTTGAAAAAGAATACCTCTACAGGTGGTTCTCTAAAGAAGTATGCAAGTGGAGACATAGGTGCACACAGTCTCTGGACAATATATGGGCTTATGCAATGCACACCTGACTTGTCTCAGCTACAATGTGACGAGTGCTTAGAGTCAGCGTTACAAGCAATCCCACCATGCTGTAGTGAAGGAATGGAAGTTTTTTTACCCAGCTGTCATGCCAGATATGAACCGTACATCTTCTTTGAGCTTTCTCCTAAGTTGCAACCACCACTGCTACCGCCACCACCACTATTAGTATTTACTCCTTCAACTAGTACCATGTCTACGGAGG GAAAGAAGTTCAAAATACAAAGTGCCATTGTGATAGTTCTTCCACTTGTGGCGCTTTTGGTATTCTTGACCACCGGGATCTTTATCTTTTGGAGATCCAGAAGGTTGAGGGGAAGACAGGAGA CTAGTGATGGTGATATTAACTCTGTGGACTTCTTGCAATACGACTTTAAGACGATCAAAGATGCAACCGATGACTTTTCAACTGCCAATAAACTTGGACAAGGTGGATTTGGTATCGTTTATAAG GGTAAACTTCTCAATGGACAAGAAGTGGCTGTAAAAAGGCTAGCTCGAGGATCTCAACAGGGAGACCTTGAATTTAAGAATGAAGTTTTATTGGTTGCTAAGTTGCAGCACCGGAATCTGGTTCGACTTCTAGGCTTTTGTTTCGAGAGAAGTGAAAGGCTTCTAATCTACGAGTTTTTACCTAATTCAAGCCTAGATCGTCTGATATTCG aTCCAATGCAGCGCCAATATTTGGACTGGCCAAGACGTTACAAAATTATAGTAGGCATCAGTCGTGGCCTCATGTATCTCCATGAAGATTCTCGATTCAAAGTCATCCATCATGATCTTAAAGCCAGTAATATACTATTGGATGCAGAactaaatccaaaaattaatgattttgGAATGGCAAGATTGTGTTCGTACAATCAATCCAATGGTGATACAAGTAAAATTAAAGGAACATA tGGATACATGGCCCCAGAGTATGCATTATATGGGCATTTCTCAGTAAAATCAGACGTGTTTAGTTTTGGTGTGCTTCTTCTAGAGATAGTGAGTGGCCAAAAGAACGGTAGCGTTCAAGATGGTGAAAATATAGAGCATCTTTTGAGCTAT ACATGGGAAAACTGGACGAAAGGaacaattacaaatattatagACCCAATATTGAGTAGAACCTGCACTGATGGAATCATAAGATCCATTCATCTAGGGTTATTATGCGTTCAAGAAGATGCAGATAGCCGACCAACCATGGCTTTTGTTGTTCTTATGCTGAATAGCAGTTCCTTCACTCTTCCTACACCATCACGGCCTGGATTTTTGCTGCATAGTAAATCATCAAACATTGCACAGCCATTTAATTGCTCAGAAGGTTCTCAATTTAGCCCATCTGCGAGCATTTCTATTGAAGAAGAATCATCAAACCAGTTTAACCCATATTAG
- the LOC101207636 gene encoding cysteine-rich receptor-like protein kinase 10: MVKFSHNITPPSIYYLILFSILYQKMDMGNLSLGSRLFLLFSLCSQLLFITTTSQPDFFYHICSKKGNYTNNSPFEKNLDHVLASISSNSITDTRQVDYGFYNATSGEDPDTANAKVLCRKGCPLEQCRTCANNSVHRIRQNCPNQKEGAGWYGDCQILYSNNSVHDETDLSAFQILYNTRVAPDQNGFNEELRDLLDGLRVEAASGTSIRKSASGDVKLQNPNTYTIYGLVDCFPDMSFFSCDVCLSRLQSNLASCCSGSIGARLIATSCQIGYEIHPLYASLLSPPPSPLPLQPPASNLPPSSPLPTQGNNSNTVRIVIIVAVSIAAVIILLVGICLVLKFRKRKQKGLLRNFGDVDVGDASDEISIVNTIQFDFDVIKDATNDFSNENKLGQGGFGAVYRGKLPNGQHIAVKRLAHNSQQGDAEFKNEVLLVVKLQHRNLVRLLGFCLQGSERLLIYEFVPNGSLDHFIFDFEKRILLDWERRYKVINGTARGLLYLHEDSRLRIIHRDLKASNILLDEEMNPKIADFGLARLFEVDETQGNTSRIVGTYGYMAPEYIAHGQFSIKSDVFSFGVLVLEIVSGQKNNCFSHGENTEDLTSFTWNNWRAGTSTNVIDSTLGVGSRIEMIRCIHIGLLCVQENVANRPTMASVVMMLSSSSLTLPIPSKPAFFMDSIVTNGSNTSETNRSKSTTLQHSENEASITELHPR; encoded by the exons ATGGTTAAGTTCTCGCATAACATAACTCCCCCTTcaatctattatttaattctcttctcaattttatatcagAAAATGGATATGGGAAATTTGAGTTTGGGATCAAGgcttttccttctcttctctctttgttCACAATTGTTGTTTATAACCACAACATCTCAGCCCGACTTCTTTTATCACATCTGttcaaaaaaaggaaactacACCAACAACAGCCCTTTCGAGAAAAATCTTGACCATGTTCTTGCTTCAATCtcctccaattccatcacCGACACGCGCCAGGTCGACTACGGTTTCTATAACGCAACCTCCGGAGAAGATCCTGACACAGCCAACGCTAAGGTTCTTTGTCGTAAAGGATGTCCCTTGGAACAATGCAGAACTTGCGCTAATAACTCAGTTCATAGAATTAGACAAAACTGTCCAAACCAGAAGGAAGGTGCAGGATGGTACGGCGATTGCCAGATTCTTTACTCAAATAACTCTGTTCACGATGAGACAGACTTGAGTgcgtttcaaattttatacaaCACCCGTGTAGCCCCAGATCAGAACGGTTTCAATGAGGAACTCAGAGACTTATTGGATGGACTGCGGGTGGAAGCTGCATCAGGGACTTCGATTCGGAAGTCTGCAAGCGGAGATGTGAAGCTTCAAAATCCGAATACTTATACTATATATGGGCTTGTTGATTGTTTTCCCGACATGTCGTTCTTCAGTTGTGATGTCTGCCTCAGTCGGCTTCAAAGTAATCTTGCTTCTTGTTGTAGCGGCAGCATAGGAGCAAGATTGATTGCAACTAGTTGTCAAATCGGTTATGAAATTCACCCTCTCTATGCATCACTTCTCTCTCCACCCCCATCCCCGCTCCCGCTTCAGCCGCCAGCTTCTAATCTCCCCCCTTCATCTCCCCTGCCAACACAAG GAAATAATAGCAATACTGTTAGAATAGTTATAATTGTTGCAGTCTCCATCGCTGCTGTCATCATTCTCCTTGTTGGGATTTGCTTGGTTCTGAAattcagaaaaagaaagcagAAAGGACTACTAAGAAATTTTGGAG ATGTTGATGTTGGAGATGCCAGTGATGAAATTAGCATTGTGAACAcaattcaatttgattttgatgtcaTTAAAGATGCAACAAATGACTTCTCAAATGAAAACAAGCTAGGACAAGGTGGATTTGGAGCTGTTTACAGG GGAAAGCTACCTAATGGACAACATATTGCAGTGAAGAGGCTTGCACATAATTCACAACAAGGAGATGCTGAATTCAAAAATGAAGTCCTTTTGGTAGTCAAACTTCAACATCGCAATTTGGTTAGGCTATTGGGATTCTGCTTGCAAGGAAGTGAAAGACTTCTCATTTATGAGTTTGTACCAAATGGCAGCCTTGACCATTTCATATTTG ATTTTGAGAAGCGTATATTGTTGGATTGGGAAAGACGATACAAAGTTATAAATGGCACTGCACGAGGACTTCTTTACCTTCACGAAGATTCTCGTCTTCGAATCATTCATCGTGATCTCAAAGCTAGCAATATTTTGTTGGATGAAGAAATGAATCCAAAGATTGCCGATTTTGGTCTAGCAAGATTGTTCGAAGTAGATGAAACTCAAGGCAATACAAGTAGAATTGTGGGGACTTA TGGCTATATGGCTCCTGAGTATATAGCGCATGGACAATTTTCGATAAAATCCGATGTCTTTAGTTTTGGTGTTTTGGTTCTTGAAATTGTGAGTggtcaaaaaaataattgttttagcCACGGAGAAAATACAGAAGATCTCACTAGCTTT ACTTGGAATAATTGGAGGGCAGGAACAAGTACAAATGTCATAGATTCAACACTTGGTGTTGGTTCGAGAATTGAAATGATAAGATGCATTCACATTGGACTATTGTGTGTTCAAGAAAATGTAGCAAACCGACCAACAATGGCTTCAGTGGTTATGATGCTAAGTAGCTCTTCTCTTACTCTCCCTATACCCTCTAAGCCTGCATTCTTCATGGATAGTATTGTCACCAATGGATCCAACACAAGTGAGACTAATCGTTCTAAAAGTACAACTCTTCAACATTCAGAGAACGAAGCTTCAATTACAGAGCTTCATCCTCGTTAA
- the LOC105436040 gene encoding cysteine-rich receptor-like protein kinase 26, which translates to MALYLLPSLLLLMAKASAQPNFISHLCLYKTGNFTPKSTFKANLDHVLSSVTTNGILDNSFYRFSYGQNSDIANAVGLCRPDIKLDTCQSCLNDSVRLLTKRCPNQKEAIGWYENCSLHYSSSSLSNKMHISPMFRTRSTKNATNTDQFIRKLRILLNSLKSKASLGDHGSLHKYAAGNMSSSELETTYALVQCLPDLTPQQCDDCLSSIFKKLPSCCSQSAGIFTPSCLVIYKPTRFFDSVTDDGPTSSSTVHESRAAGKKNGKNKVHIVIIMVLSVASCWILIICIYVFLQSRKIEERADSN; encoded by the exons ATGGCATTGTATCTTCTCCCTTCTCTTCTGCTATTAATGGCCAAAGCTAGTGCTCAGCCAAACTTCATCTCTCACCTCTGCTTATACAAAACTGGTAACTTCACACCCAAGAGTACCTTCAAGGCCAACCTTGACCATGTCCTCTCCTCCGTCACCACCAACGGAATACTCGACAATAGCTTTTACAGATTCTCTTATGGACAAAACTCGGACATAGCTAATGCTGTTGGCCTTTGTCGACCTGACATTAAGCTCGACACTTGTCAAAGCTGCCTCAATGACTCTGTTCGCCTCCTCACAAAGCGCTGTCCTAACCAAAAAGAAGCAATTGGATGGTATGAAAATTGCTCCTTGCACTACTCAAGTTCATCCCTGTCCAATAAAATGCATATTAGTCCAATGTTCAGGACTCGGTCGACAAAAAACGCAACAAACACAGATCAGTTCATTCGAAAGCTAAGAATCTTGTTGAATAGTCTAAAAAGCAAAGCTTCTTTAGGTGATCATGGTTCTCTACACAAATATGCAGCTGGAAATATGTCGAGTTCAGAGCTGGAAACAACATACGCCCTTGTTCAATGCCTGCCTGATTTAACTCCACAACAATGTGATGATTGCttatcttccattttcaagAAACTCCCAAGTTGTTGTAGCCAATCTGCTGGGATTTTTACCCCCAGCTGTTTGGTGATTTATAAACCAACCCGCTTCTTTGATTCTGTAACTGATGATGGGCCAACTTCCTCATCAACCGTTCACGAATCTCGTGCAGCAG GGAAAAAGAATGGGAAGAACAAAGTTCATATTGTGATCATAATGGTTTTGTCAGTAGCTTCTTGCTGGATTTTGATAATCTGCATCTACGTGTTTCTGCAATCCAGGAAGATTGAGGAGAGAGCGGATAGTAATTAA
- the LOC105435954 gene encoding STOREKEEPER protein: protein MAPKRPSPLDEPPAASSSEEEETSSGEEEEGVSRDGSSSEEEEEDEEETQTQTQKPKKPSALPSTSVVEKKPAPKKSEPSTNSQAQFSSSESGSGSDTDSDTESGRNVKPIASKPMDETPKVKKPRSKPSASVTPARPSLKKPGETTRDAKRPKKSSEADADDGVVAEDDSKKSVDESKKLFQRLWSEDDEIAILNGMIDYSAKKGSDPSLDMNAFHDFIKKSLHVDVTKAQLMDKIRRLKKKYRNNADRGKKGADPTFSKAHDQKGFELSKRIWGGEGFLRTPAVDQLKPNANGTPKKNQRGSTSKALASLKAELLPSPDAPKEDDKMKVDDCEVPSGCMDGFVAFERSLGAVGLPESFLKPGLELIGQSKRTELEEEWKKLHLAELELFLKRTELIRDQTKLILDAYKSSSR, encoded by the coding sequence ATGGCTCCCAAACGCCCCTCGCCTTTGGATGAGCCTCCGGCAGCGTCTTCCtccgaagaagaagaaacctcATCGGGCGAGGAAGAGGAAGGAGTTTCCAGAGACGGATCTTCctctgaagaagaagaagaggatgaagaagaaactcaAACTCAGACTCAGAAACCAAAGAAACCTTCTGCTCTTCCTTCTACTTCTGTTGTCGAGAAAAAACCTGCACCTAAGAAATCTGAACCTTCTACTAACTCTCAGGCTCAGTTTTCTTCCTCAGAGAGCGGCTCCGGATCCGACACCGATTCGGATACTGAGTCCGGACGAAACGTCAAGCCGATTGCTTCTAAGCCGATGGATGAGACTCCGAAGGTGAAAAAGCCCAGATCCAAGCCTTCTGCCTCAGTTACGCCTGCGAGACCGTCTTTGAAGAAGCCTGGTGAGACGACAAGAGATGCAAAAAGGCCAAAGAAGAGTTCTGAGGCTGACGCTGATGATGGGGTTGTGGCGGAAGACGATTCCAAGAAATCTGTTGACGAGTCCAAGAAGCTGTTTCAGAGACTATGGAGTGAGGATGACGAGATTGCTATATTGAACGGTATGATCGATTATTCAGCCAAGAAGGGTTCTGACCCATCTTTGGATATGAATGCATTTCATGACTTCATCAAGAAATCTCTCCATGTCGACGTAACGAAGGCCCAATTAATGGATAAGATACGTCGACTGAAGAAGAAATATAGAAACAATGCAGATAGAGGAAAGAAGGGTGCAGATCCAACGTTTTCAAAAGCCCACGATCAGAAAGGATTTGAACTGTCGAAGAGAATATGGGGCGGCGAAGGATTTCTTCGAACTCCGGCTGTGGATCAGCTCAAGCCAAATGCTAATGGAACTCCAAAGAAGAATCAAAGAGGTAGCACCAGTAAGGCACTGGCTTCACTTAAAGCTGAGTTGCTTCCTTCTCCAGATGCCCCGAAGGAGGATGATAAGATGAAAGTCGATGATTGCGAGGTTCCTTCAGGTTGCATGGATGGCTTTGTTGCGTTTGAAAGGTCTTTGGGTGCTGTTGGTTTGCCGGAAAGTTTTTTGAAGCCAGGATTAGAGTTAATAGGGCAGTCCAAGAGAACAGAGCTGGAGGAAGAGTGGAAAAAATTGCATCTTGCAGAACTCGAGCTTTTTCTGAAGAGGACGGAGTTGATTAGGGATCAGACAAAGTTGATACTGGACGCGTACAAGTCATCTAGCAGGTAA